The following are encoded together in the Malaya genurostris strain Urasoe2022 chromosome 3, Malgen_1.1, whole genome shotgun sequence genome:
- the LOC131436872 gene encoding 2-(3-amino-3-carboxypropyl)histidine synthase subunit 1 produces the protein MAAVEVQHPVDVSSDVIVVKAKPIRKVFKGASRVINKIPLSLINDPELNAAISVLPTNYNFEIHKTIWRIREMKAKRVALQMPEGLLMFSLVICDIIERFTESDTIIMGDVTYGACCVDDFTAKALGADLLVHYGHSCLIPVDQTADIKVLYIFVDIKIDALHFIESVKVNFTNDRKLALVSTIQFVATLHSVAKELRGANYDVMIPQSKPLSPGEVLGCTAPHLTDERVLIYLGDGRFHLEAAMIANPVVEAYKYDPYEKKITREYYDHHEMQKNRKKAIDASKNAKKFGLILGTLGRQGSTKVMEHLQKRLKFHNKQAVFILLSEIFPSKLELLKDIDAFVQVACPRLSIDWGTAFPKPLLTPYELAVVLGDTKWKFEDDQDLIQSGQSSSDDVQISRGSPNVYPMDFYANKSLGEWTPNHKPLDICENSLDGGCCGRCTEEKNKTKILELP, from the exons ATGGCTGCTGTGGAAGTACAGCATCCTGTTGATGTTTCTTCGGATGTAATAGTCGTTAAAGCAAAACCCATTCGGAAAGTATTCAAAGGAGCGAGTAGAGTAATTAATAAAATTCCCCTATCACTGATTAACGAtccagaactgaatgctgcaaTCAGTGTGTTACCAACAAATTACAATTTTGAAATTCATAAGACGATTTGGCGTATCCGAGAAATGAAAGCAAAACGCGTCGCACTACAAATGCCCGAAG GTCTTTTAATGTTCTCGTTGGTAATATGTGATATTATCGAGCGGTTCACTGAGTCGGATACTATCATAATGGGAGATGTTACATATGGAGCATGCTGTGTTGATGATTTTACAGCTAAAGCCTTGGGAGCAGATTTGTTAGTGCATTATGGACATAGTTGTCTTATTCCAGTGGACCAAACGGCCGATATTAAAGTGCTGTATATATTTGTAGATATTAAAATAGACGCACTACATTTTATTGAAAGTGTAAAAGTTAATTTTacaaatgatcgtaaattagCACTAGTTAGTACGATTCAGTTTGTCGCTACACTACACTCAGTTGCTAAAGAACTTCGTGGTGCAAATTATGATGTAATGATTCCTCAATCTAAACCACTTAGCCCCGGTGAAGTACTTGGTTGTACAGCACCTCATCTCACGGATGAACGTGTGTTAATTTATCTAGGCGATGGACGATTTCATTTAGAAGCAGCCATGATTGCGAATCCAGTCGTCGAAGCGTATAAATATGatccttatgaaaaaaaaattacacgagAATATTACGATCATCATGAGAtgcaaaaaaataggaaaaaagcTATAGATGCTAGTAAAAATGCAAAGAAGTTTGGTCTTATTCTGGGGACATTAGGAAGACAGGGTTCAACCAAGGTGATGGAgcatttacaaaaacgactaaaGTTCCATAATAAACAAGCGGTTTTTATTCTGTTGTCGGAAATATTTCCAAGCAAGCTGGAATTGTTGAAGGATATCGATGCTTTTGTTCAG GTTGCTTGTCCGCGACTGTCCATAGATTGGGGCACCGCTTTTCCGAAGCCACTCCTGACTCCGTACGAACTCGCGGTTGTACTTGGAGACACAAAATGGAAATTCGAAGATGATCAAGACCTCATTCAGAGTGGACAATCTTCATCCGATGACGTTCAAATATCACGTGGCAGTCCCAATGTCTATCCAATGGACTTCTATGCTAATAAAAGCTTGGGCGAGTGGACTCCAAATCATAAGCCTTTGGATATCTGCGAAAATTCTCTGGATGGTGGATGTTGTGGGAGATGTACAGAGGAGAAGAATAAAACAAAGATTCTTGAACTACCCTAA